The following are encoded together in the Desulfococcus multivorans genome:
- a CDS encoding lysozyme — protein sequence MKRLQILTFIILTGAVALTWTCRHIDTTTYLSIDKITAGIFLEPEERAVLPPGVELRGIYDRGLQLTKDSEGFRSHLYNDAARYCTIAYGHLVKLAPCDGNEPEHFLDGVTEPEGADILRDDMEIAERVVLTAVDVELTDGQYAALCDFVYNVGGGNFRRSTLLKVVNRNDFDGVPFQLRRWVKAGGRELAGLRKRREREIELFFENLEIPRALPPAEVDLSPIDIRQGEPS from the coding sequence ATGAAACGTCTTCAGATCCTGACCTTTATCATCCTCACAGGAGCCGTTGCCCTGACATGGACATGTCGACATATCGATACCACCACCTATTTGTCTATCGATAAAATAACGGCCGGCATATTTCTGGAACCCGAAGAACGCGCCGTGTTGCCGCCCGGCGTCGAGCTTCGCGGCATTTATGACAGGGGGCTTCAGCTGACCAAGGATTCGGAAGGCTTCAGAAGTCATCTTTACAATGATGCGGCGAGATATTGTACCATCGCTTACGGCCACCTGGTCAAGTTGGCCCCCTGCGACGGCAACGAACCCGAACACTTTCTCGACGGTGTGACGGAGCCCGAAGGGGCCGACATTCTCCGCGACGACATGGAAATTGCTGAGCGGGTGGTCCTGACAGCAGTGGACGTGGAACTGACCGACGGCCAGTATGCCGCGCTATGCGATTTCGTTTACAACGTCGGCGGCGGTAATTTCCGGCGCTCCACTCTGCTCAAGGTCGTTAATCGGAACGATTTTGACGGGGTGCCCTTCCAGCTGCGCCGCTGGGTGAAAGCCGGCGGCCGTGAATTGGCCGGACTCAGGAAGCGCCGGGAGCGGGAGATCGAACTCTTTTTCGAGAACCTCGAAATCCCCAGGGCTCTGCCTCCGGCCGAGGTGGACCTGTCGCCCATCGACATCCGGCAGGGGGAGCCGTCGTGA
- a CDS encoding putative baseplate assembly protein: MMSIKTPNLDDRRFEDLVEEARRRIARRCPDWTDLSPGDPGMVLVETFAYLTDILLYRLNRLPEKIYIELLRLIGLRLQPPSAANVTLRFTLNRPQERPVEIPRGTRVTTARADAGVEPPVFATLETTVLAPGVTIAEISARHCDLVDAEPVGTGTGLPGLVVNVSRPPMIAPTAGSNDLVVGVEATVEEQDSLSGPFVFHEGRSFRIWREVENFSGTGDDRFVYTVDRVTGAIVFAPAARMKTAEGFLDSGAVALAEFPAANREIRIWYQCGGGATGNVMAHTLTTLKDPIPGMAVTNPLPATGGRHAESLENALRRGPQELHALHRAVTARDFEHIARRSSGAVDRAHAITKAMLWSYARPGTVEVLLVPHIPDPVRDRVTIDDLHTHETPEALEQIQKALDERKPLGTTCIVKWVHCKPVKVHARLVVYREENPSAVRDRVLARLWRTISPLSTAGDGKGWPFGRPLTRWDIYRIIDEEPGVSAVSDIRMVVDEVPDRDVSTISADAYQPATWYAGAGEKVFRSTNMGDGWESIGRFPNERVVALTSFPRETGIQDRPGLLAVATQITASADASAIHISHDCGESWTVGLRMTFKVDAMAWVVRETVPVLLLATERGLYELAIHEHAEPFQVLVASDQPSLGFYAVTVSTDVWGGTSVALAARGEKGIYLSDEGGKTETYRCIGLEGEMVRRVAFQHYGAHRYLWACTAAIGNDPGRACFRWRMTGAEENPEGWRHFDRNWNGGGCREIAFRGSVVLAASHRSGVLRLDVTDPEPAWEAPTIKCNLPLRGPERLFQPVDALAVDSATGCLFAGGVEGIYRSRDQGNAYEHVSSGTFVERVTLPGTWLFCSAEHRLEVESEDEIQ, encoded by the coding sequence ATGATGTCGATTAAAACCCCCAATCTGGATGATCGACGGTTTGAGGATCTGGTCGAGGAAGCCCGACGACGGATTGCCCGGCGCTGCCCCGATTGGACGGATCTTTCTCCCGGGGATCCGGGTATGGTGCTTGTCGAAACCTTTGCCTATCTCACCGATATCCTGCTCTACCGACTGAATCGACTTCCGGAAAAGATCTACATCGAACTTCTCCGTCTCATTGGGCTTCGCCTTCAACCGCCGTCAGCGGCGAACGTCACGCTTCGCTTTACATTGAACCGGCCCCAGGAACGACCTGTAGAGATCCCCCGGGGGACCCGGGTGACGACCGCGAGGGCCGACGCCGGCGTCGAGCCCCCGGTATTCGCGACCCTCGAGACGACTGTCCTCGCCCCCGGCGTCACCATTGCTGAGATCTCCGCGCGCCACTGCGATCTTGTCGATGCAGAACCGGTCGGTACCGGTACGGGTCTGCCCGGCCTGGTGGTTAACGTCTCTCGCCCTCCGATGATCGCCCCGACAGCAGGATCGAACGACCTGGTAGTGGGCGTCGAGGCGACGGTCGAGGAGCAGGACAGCCTCTCCGGTCCCTTCGTTTTTCATGAGGGCAGAAGCTTCCGGATCTGGCGGGAGGTGGAGAATTTTTCGGGAACCGGTGATGACCGATTCGTCTACACGGTCGACCGGGTGACCGGCGCAATTGTTTTCGCCCCCGCCGCCCGCATGAAAACCGCTGAGGGTTTTCTGGATAGCGGCGCCGTTGCTTTGGCGGAATTCCCCGCAGCGAATCGGGAGATCCGGATCTGGTACCAGTGCGGCGGCGGTGCAACCGGAAATGTCATGGCCCATACGCTGACGACCCTCAAAGATCCGATTCCGGGAATGGCCGTGACCAATCCGCTTCCGGCCACCGGAGGACGGCATGCCGAATCCCTCGAGAACGCGCTGCGGCGCGGGCCCCAGGAACTTCATGCGCTTCACCGGGCGGTGACGGCGCGGGATTTCGAACATATTGCCCGGCGATCTTCCGGCGCTGTCGACAGGGCCCACGCCATCACCAAGGCGATGCTGTGGTCCTATGCCCGGCCGGGGACGGTGGAAGTGCTGTTGGTACCTCATATTCCCGACCCTGTCCGGGATCGCGTGACCATCGACGATCTCCACACGCACGAGACCCCGGAAGCCCTCGAACAGATCCAGAAAGCCCTGGACGAACGGAAACCGCTCGGGACGACATGCATCGTGAAATGGGTTCACTGCAAGCCGGTCAAGGTTCACGCCCGGCTGGTCGTGTATCGCGAAGAGAATCCCTCTGCCGTGAGAGACCGTGTCCTGGCACGGCTATGGCGCACCATCAGTCCCCTTTCGACCGCGGGTGACGGCAAGGGATGGCCTTTCGGTCGACCTTTGACGCGTTGGGACATCTACCGGATCATCGATGAGGAACCGGGCGTGAGCGCCGTGTCGGATATTCGGATGGTGGTCGACGAGGTCCCGGATCGCGATGTCAGCACCATATCGGCCGATGCATACCAGCCTGCCACCTGGTATGCGGGGGCGGGCGAAAAGGTATTTCGGTCCACCAACATGGGTGACGGGTGGGAGTCGATCGGGCGATTCCCCAATGAACGGGTCGTTGCACTGACCTCATTTCCCCGGGAAACGGGTATTCAGGATCGTCCGGGACTTCTTGCCGTCGCCACCCAGATCACCGCGTCTGCCGATGCATCGGCTATCCACATCTCACACGACTGCGGGGAGAGCTGGACGGTGGGATTGCGCATGACCTTCAAGGTCGATGCCATGGCCTGGGTGGTAAGAGAGACGGTTCCGGTTCTCCTCCTTGCGACCGAACGAGGACTCTACGAACTGGCGATCCACGAGCATGCCGAACCTTTCCAGGTGCTGGTGGCCTCTGATCAGCCCTCTCTGGGCTTTTATGCGGTGACCGTTTCGACGGACGTCTGGGGAGGGACCAGTGTGGCGCTGGCCGCCCGGGGAGAAAAGGGAATATATCTTTCCGATGAGGGCGGCAAGACCGAAACGTACCGATGCATCGGTCTCGAGGGGGAAATGGTGCGACGCGTCGCTTTCCAGCACTACGGGGCCCACCGCTACCTGTGGGCCTGCACGGCAGCCATTGGGAACGACCCCGGCAGGGCTTGCTTCCGATGGCGGATGACGGGAGCGGAGGAGAACCCGGAGGGATGGCGCCATTTTGACCGGAATTGGAATGGCGGCGGATGCCGTGAGATCGCGTTTCGAGGCTCGGTGGTGCTGGCGGCCTCCCACCGAAGCGGGGTATTGCGTCTTGATGTCACGGACCCCGAACCTGCATGGGAGGCACCGACAATTAAATGCAACCTGCCCTTGAGGGGTCCCGAACGTTTGTTCCAGCCTGTCGATGCCCTGGCCGTGGATTCGGCCACGGGTTGCCTGTTTGCCGGAGGCGTCGAGGGGATCTATCGGAGCCGCGACCAGGGCAATGCTTACGAGCACGTGTCCAGCGGCACATTTGTCGAGCGGGTAACCTTGCCCGGCACGTGGCTCTTTTGCTCGGCGGAACACCGTCTGGAGGTGGAAAGCGAAGATGAAATCCAATGA
- a CDS encoding bacteriophage T4, Gp53, baseplate wedge protein: MERVAFLIERTGERIGCLLNPESLLFRRQAGVVTRHDAGGIAAGTGRYDDQLLCRGGGLTELTFNLLFDVSLAGSSGSSMSVNDVRDLTGPIWRLSENSADGTPPICRFVWGKSWHLPGIITSVAERFEYFNADGVPRRSWMRLRFRRVAEPVAPSVPERRAVADGVTGPYGSTRPLESHEVKGNERPDQIAAQCYGDPSLVRALMAHNNIDDPLHMPAGKMLDIPPLEKLEALL; the protein is encoded by the coding sequence ATGGAACGCGTGGCCTTTTTGATCGAGAGGACTGGTGAGCGGATCGGGTGCCTGCTGAATCCCGAGAGCCTCCTGTTTCGTCGCCAAGCCGGCGTCGTCACCCGGCATGACGCCGGCGGCATCGCAGCCGGTACGGGCCGGTACGACGATCAATTGCTCTGTCGCGGCGGCGGCCTTACCGAGTTGACCTTCAACCTGCTTTTCGATGTTTCGCTGGCGGGCTCGTCCGGCTCGTCCATGAGCGTGAACGACGTTAGGGACCTGACAGGACCCATCTGGCGGCTTTCCGAGAACAGCGCCGACGGCACCCCCCCCATATGCCGCTTTGTGTGGGGCAAGAGCTGGCATCTGCCCGGTATCATCACATCCGTTGCCGAGCGATTTGAATATTTCAATGCCGACGGTGTGCCCCGGCGGTCCTGGATGCGGTTACGCTTTCGTCGAGTTGCCGAACCCGTGGCGCCGTCGGTCCCTGAACGTCGGGCGGTCGCCGACGGGGTGACGGGTCCTTACGGGTCAACGCGCCCACTTGAATCCCACGAGGTGAAGGGAAATGAACGACCGGACCAGATCGCCGCCCAATGCTACGGCGACCCCTCGCTGGTGCGGGCCCTGATGGCCCACAACAACATCGACGACCCCCTTCATATGCCGGCTGGGAAGATGCTCGACATTCCACCCCTGGAGAAACTGGAGGCACTGTTGTGA
- a CDS encoding phage tail protein, with product MKSNEIKELLPQLFQRTLRDGGPLNALLDVMASLHEPVETVLADLATFFNPRTAPDKFVPYLACWMDLDRFFPLYCAQNEGFQRNADPISSGNGSLRELIASAAFLSQWRGTAKGLKHFLEIATGVGGFRLLENLDGEGQPRPFHVCIIMPDDAEPHRALIERIVEQEKPAYVSYELKSGSATEGREEP from the coding sequence ATGAAATCCAATGAGATCAAGGAATTGTTGCCCCAGCTTTTTCAACGAACCCTTCGGGACGGCGGCCCTCTGAATGCCCTGTTGGACGTGATGGCGTCGCTCCATGAACCGGTGGAAACGGTGCTGGCGGATCTGGCGACCTTTTTCAATCCCCGCACCGCACCGGACAAGTTTGTGCCGTATCTCGCCTGCTGGATGGATCTGGATCGTTTTTTCCCCCTCTACTGTGCACAAAACGAGGGATTTCAGCGCAACGCGGATCCCATCTCCTCGGGCAACGGATCTCTGCGGGAGTTGATCGCATCGGCGGCTTTCCTGTCGCAGTGGCGGGGGACGGCCAAGGGCTTGAAGCATTTTCTTGAAATCGCCACCGGCGTGGGCGGCTTCCGGTTGCTTGAAAACCTGGACGGGGAGGGGCAGCCGCGTCCGTTCCATGTCTGCATCATAATGCCGGACGACGCCGAACCGCACCGGGCATTGATCGAGAGAATCGTTGAACAGGAAAAACCGGCCTATGTCTCTTACGAACTCAAGAGCGGGTCGGCCACAGAGGGAAGGGAGGAGCCATGA
- a CDS encoding GPW/gp25 family protein, which produces MTSFVSRSMRFLHPDFDESRLFSGIQIASTGGIALISGDASVRQSILMLLTTTPGERVMRPDYGCSLRQLVFSPNDATTHGLAIFYVRRAITRWEPRVEILFLDAVAGVDDPERMDIRLEYRLRRTGHRESLVIPVFMAEDVS; this is translated from the coding sequence ATGACATCTTTTGTTTCCCGAAGCATGCGGTTTTTGCACCCGGACTTCGACGAGAGCAGACTGTTTTCCGGCATCCAGATCGCCAGCACCGGGGGCATCGCCTTGATCTCCGGTGACGCCTCGGTGCGACAGTCGATCCTGATGCTGCTCACCACCACCCCGGGGGAGCGGGTGATGCGACCCGATTACGGATGCAGCCTCCGGCAGCTGGTGTTTTCGCCCAATGACGCCACCACCCACGGTCTGGCGATATTCTATGTGCGCAGGGCCATCACCCGATGGGAGCCCCGCGTCGAGATCCTCTTTCTGGATGCCGTGGCGGGTGTCGATGATCCCGAACGGATGGATATCCGCCTGGAGTATCGCCTGCGGCGAACCGGGCATCGGGAAAGTCTGGTCATACCTGTGTTCATGGCGGAGGACGTATCATGA
- a CDS encoding Pvc16 family protein, producing MIERIDRKLTEWVGDILGDVKVWLGAPEKKDTDTVGVYLTDILPSSPAHVTRRAPLQVMLCYLLTVWSEEPLEAHKMLSRLLFAAMEHPEFEVDLAEVPAQTWSAFGIKPRPSFKIRLPLRVERTDLTTHRVRGPMEIRRTSISAMEGIVIGPADQPIDNARISLPACKLITTTDSRGRFAFESVPLLSQGMLKLHVEARGREVVREIASTEMIEEKLIIHIDL from the coding sequence ATGATTGAACGTATTGACAGAAAACTGACGGAATGGGTCGGCGATATCCTGGGAGACGTGAAGGTCTGGTTGGGCGCGCCGGAGAAAAAGGACACCGACACCGTCGGGGTCTACCTGACGGATATTCTGCCGTCGTCTCCGGCCCACGTCACCCGCAGGGCGCCCCTGCAGGTGATGCTGTGCTACCTGTTGACCGTCTGGTCCGAAGAGCCTCTGGAAGCCCACAAGATGTTGAGCCGACTGCTTTTCGCCGCGATGGAGCACCCCGAATTCGAGGTGGATCTGGCGGAGGTGCCCGCCCAGACGTGGTCCGCATTCGGGATCAAGCCCCGCCCCTCGTTCAAGATCCGGCTTCCCCTGCGCGTCGAACGGACGGACCTCACGACGCACAGGGTCAGGGGCCCGATGGAGATTCGCCGCACCTCGATTTCCGCGATGGAGGGGATCGTGATCGGGCCGGCGGACCAGCCCATCGACAACGCCCGCATCTCCCTCCCCGCCTGCAAACTCATCACGACCACCGATTCCCGCGGCCGGTTCGCTTTCGAAAGCGTCCCGTTGCTTTCCCAGGGGATGTTGAAGCTCCATGTGGAGGCTCGGGGACGAGAGGTGGTCAGGGAGATTGCGTCAACGGAGATGATTGAAGAAAAGTTGATTATCCACATCGATTTATAG
- a CDS encoding DODA-type extradiol aromatic ring-opening family dioxygenase: protein MMPTLFISHGPPAIALMENPTAVFLRALGERLPRPKAVVCASAHWEAWRPLVSAGAAPVTIHDFGGPPALFNLRYAAPGSPALAAEILTLLAKNGIAGAAAPDRGLDHGAWIPLMMAFPDAGIPVVQVSVQTETDAAWHYRFGEALTPLREKDILVMGSGGAVHNLDEIGGYPLDAPPPDYVSRFDEWLAAAATGGEVEVLLEYRKRAPEPDRCHPYPAEHFLPFFVAMGAGGGTGARRIHQGFMYGTLSMAAYLWGEA, encoded by the coding sequence ATGATGCCCACACTCTTTATATCCCACGGTCCGCCGGCTATTGCCCTGATGGAAAACCCAACGGCGGTTTTTCTGAGAGCCCTGGGCGAACGCCTGCCTCGGCCGAAGGCCGTTGTCTGCGCATCCGCCCACTGGGAGGCCTGGCGGCCCCTGGTTTCGGCGGGCGCAGCGCCTGTCACCATCCATGATTTCGGCGGGCCCCCAGCCCTGTTCAACCTTCGATACGCCGCCCCGGGTTCGCCGGCATTGGCCGCCGAGATCCTGACGTTGCTGGCGAAAAACGGTATCGCAGGCGCAGCGGCTCCGGATCGCGGCCTCGACCATGGCGCCTGGATCCCCTTGATGATGGCGTTCCCCGATGCCGGCATCCCTGTGGTGCAGGTGTCGGTTCAGACGGAAACGGACGCGGCCTGGCATTACCGCTTTGGCGAGGCCCTCACGCCGCTTCGGGAAAAGGACATCCTCGTCATGGGCAGCGGCGGGGCCGTCCACAACCTGGACGAAATCGGCGGATATCCACTGGATGCACCACCGCCGGACTATGTCAGCCGTTTCGACGAATGGCTTGCGGCCGCTGCAACCGGGGGAGAGGTCGAAGTCCTACTGGAGTACAGGAAACGCGCTCCCGAGCCCGACCGATGCCACCCCTATCCGGCCGAACATTTTCTGCCTTTTTTCGTCGCTATGGGCGCCGGCGGGGGCACCGGCGCCCGGCGGATTCACCAGGGATTTATGTACGGGACCCTCTCCATGGCCGCATATCTGTGGGGAGAGGCGTGA
- a CDS encoding phage baseplate assembly protein V produces MSAPAVIPAVTVEMDGLRLAESDVRSMGEVRVYQALSLPTVCELAFYEPEGAVVGAAAVGPGTALRIRVEGLDPFLFEGELTAVEYDYGPGGERRVYMRGYDMLHRLRKRQPVRSHVQVNFVELARTLVSDLGFSVSTVDPGPVWQELFQYGQSDLDLLAEIGERCGQYFTLRGSALHLTTLDGFGTALPLELGAALIEARVEINAETACRIVEARGWDPHRATPVVGSASRARIGRNVPAAVFPEQVGGLPRRTLVDTPVQEDLHAEGIAQAELDRRAAREVVFRGIAEGDARLRPGTPVDVSGVAPHLAGRYVLTAVRHIIDRRKGYVSELDTSPPPGRFHARGTSATLGVVSRVDDPEGMGRVRVVLPNYGDVEAGWFNVVSPGAGPGKGMMALPDVNDRVLVVLINGDPAQGVVIGGLYSLSAPLDTGVSDGAVRRFSVMTPGGLRVRLDDETKTVDVENGEGDRIAMSPEEILMADSRGSHITLSTGKCRIVSTADLDISAPGRKVTISGNHIDFERS; encoded by the coding sequence GTGAGCGCCCCTGCCGTCATCCCCGCCGTGACCGTTGAGATGGACGGGCTCCGTCTTGCGGAATCGGATGTCCGGTCCATGGGCGAGGTCCGCGTTTACCAGGCACTCTCTCTTCCGACGGTGTGCGAACTGGCCTTTTACGAGCCTGAAGGCGCCGTGGTCGGCGCCGCCGCAGTGGGGCCGGGCACCGCCCTTCGCATTCGCGTCGAAGGTCTCGACCCGTTCCTTTTCGAGGGTGAACTCACGGCGGTGGAATACGATTACGGCCCGGGAGGGGAGCGGCGGGTCTACATGAGGGGGTATGATATGCTTCACCGGCTGCGAAAGCGTCAGCCGGTCCGATCCCACGTACAGGTCAATTTCGTCGAGCTGGCGCGGACCCTGGTTTCAGACCTCGGGTTTTCGGTGTCGACCGTCGACCCCGGTCCGGTTTGGCAGGAGCTCTTCCAGTACGGTCAGTCGGATCTGGATCTCCTGGCGGAGATCGGCGAGCGATGCGGCCAGTATTTCACCCTCCGGGGATCGGCTTTGCACCTGACGACCCTGGACGGTTTTGGTACGGCCCTTCCCCTTGAGCTGGGAGCCGCTTTGATCGAAGCCCGTGTCGAGATCAATGCGGAAACCGCCTGCCGGATCGTCGAAGCCCGGGGGTGGGACCCCCATCGGGCGACGCCGGTCGTCGGATCCGCCAGTCGGGCGCGTATCGGGCGGAACGTCCCGGCAGCGGTCTTTCCCGAGCAGGTCGGCGGATTGCCCCGACGCACCCTTGTCGATACGCCGGTTCAGGAAGATCTCCATGCCGAAGGCATTGCTCAGGCCGAGTTGGATCGGCGGGCTGCCCGGGAAGTCGTTTTCCGGGGAATCGCCGAGGGCGACGCAAGACTGAGACCCGGCACCCCCGTCGATGTTTCGGGGGTGGCGCCGCACCTGGCGGGGCGTTACGTACTCACGGCGGTGCGTCATATCATCGATCGGCGGAAGGGGTACGTTTCGGAACTGGATACATCGCCCCCGCCCGGTCGCTTTCACGCCCGCGGCACTTCGGCCACCCTTGGGGTGGTCAGCCGTGTCGACGATCCCGAGGGGATGGGGCGTGTCCGTGTCGTGCTGCCCAATTACGGCGATGTCGAAGCCGGATGGTTCAACGTGGTAAGCCCCGGCGCCGGGCCGGGCAAGGGGATGATGGCGCTTCCCGACGTCAACGACCGGGTGCTGGTGGTCCTCATTAACGGCGACCCTGCCCAGGGTGTCGTTATCGGGGGGCTTTACAGTCTTTCCGCCCCCCTGGATACCGGGGTTTCGGACGGGGCCGTTCGACGCTTCAGCGTAATGACGCCCGGCGGCCTTCGCGTTCGGCTCGATGACGAAACAAAGACGGTGGATGTCGAAAACGGAGAAGGCGACCGTATCGCGATGTCGCCGGAAGAGATTCTCATGGCCGACAGCCGCGGGAGTCACATAACGCTTTCGACGGGAAAGTGCAGAATCGTCTCGACGGCCGATCTCGACATCTCCGCTCCCGGAAGAAAGGTCACCATCAGCGGCAATCATATCGATTTTGAGAGGTCATGA
- a CDS encoding universal stress protein — protein MNKGQSVLFGIDDSDFARQALSEIGGLLKKNENLKITVFHGVAEPDFSAFLESIGEEPRALEKYRERWDLKARTVLEQAEEVLAESGFDPGKTSTVLDKKCGDPADAMLKAADNEGIETIAVSRWGKSTISRKLIGSVTYRLVQSADDLALWVIDPRICSNNVLIGLVGAPISQRVVDYTVRYFSHLKESKFTFFHVIPPIPPQYWSSEDIKDMEEDEKHEKIARWLKEYTDKVKATADDAKQKLVAAGVPERNVVFRFQPQQKGIARDILLELEQGNHGILVIGRRGYKDIREFGLGSKANKVLLSGRAFVICLVN, from the coding sequence ATGAACAAAGGGCAGAGCGTTTTATTTGGGATCGATGACTCCGATTTTGCCCGGCAGGCCTTATCGGAGATAGGCGGTTTGTTAAAAAAAAATGAAAATCTGAAGATAACAGTATTTCACGGCGTCGCCGAACCGGATTTTTCCGCATTTCTCGAATCCATCGGTGAAGAACCCCGTGCCTTGGAAAAGTATCGGGAGCGCTGGGATTTGAAAGCACGGACGGTTCTGGAACAAGCCGAAGAGGTCCTGGCGGAATCCGGATTCGATCCCGGAAAAACGTCAACCGTTCTGGACAAAAAATGCGGTGACCCTGCCGACGCCATGCTAAAGGCGGCCGATAACGAAGGGATCGAGACCATCGCCGTGTCGCGATGGGGAAAATCGACCATATCGCGCAAGCTGATCGGATCGGTCACATACCGTCTCGTCCAGTCGGCGGATGATCTGGCACTCTGGGTCATCGATCCTCGAATCTGCTCCAACAACGTTCTGATCGGCCTTGTCGGCGCACCCATCAGCCAGAGGGTTGTGGACTACACGGTTCGATATTTTTCCCATCTCAAGGAGAGCAAATTTACATTTTTTCATGTGATTCCACCCATACCGCCTCAATATTGGAGTTCAGAGGACATCAAGGATATGGAAGAGGATGAAAAGCATGAGAAAATAGCGCGATGGCTGAAAGAGTATACAGACAAGGTCAAGGCAACGGCCGACGACGCCAAACAAAAGCTGGTCGCAGCGGGCGTTCCGGAGCGGAACGTGGTGTTCAGGTTTCAACCGCAACAAAAAGGTATTGCCAGGGATATCCTCCTGGAACTGGAGCAGGGCAACCATGGCATTCTGGTTATCGGACGCAGAGGTTACAAGGACATCAGGGAGTTTGGTCTCGGGAGCAAGGCCAACAAGGTGCTCCTGAGCGGTCGTGCGTTTGTCATTTGTCTGGTCAACTGA
- a CDS encoding phage tail sheath family protein → MPTYMTPGIYIEEVATGAKRIMPVGTSTAAFLGEAPYADAYLNEPVAINNPSQFIRKFTKQDSPGTDLARAVMGFFANGGSRCYVLNVGSGNPIAGDPRRREGIAALETVDEAKIIAAPGYADPLSYEAIITHCEKMGDRFAILDAPAEVDDIDLLKKVCTSGSLSDGEQSGEKSGLRARETVSAAYYFPWIEAPDPFDPKKIVRTPPSGHVAGIYARTDARRGVHKAPANEVVRGALDLVYKVTREEQGELNRAGVNCIRFFPDAGIRVWGARTLAGESSEWRYINVRRLFNMIEESIDAGTRWVVFEPNDARSWKTIERNVRAFLTTVWRDGALKGDSPEKAFFVKCDEETNPPDVIDAGRLVTEIGIAPVKPAEFIIFRIGQWIGGAGTEEAAAGGGQTESEGG, encoded by the coding sequence ATGCCAACCTACATGACACCCGGCATCTACATCGAGGAGGTGGCCACAGGTGCGAAGCGGATCATGCCCGTAGGTACCAGCACCGCCGCCTTTCTGGGGGAGGCGCCCTATGCCGACGCCTACCTCAACGAACCCGTCGCCATCAACAACCCGTCACAGTTCATCCGTAAATTCACCAAACAGGATTCCCCCGGCACCGACCTCGCCCGGGCCGTAATGGGCTTTTTCGCCAACGGCGGTTCGCGGTGCTATGTCCTCAACGTCGGCAGTGGGAACCCCATCGCCGGAGATCCACGGCGCCGTGAGGGCATTGCGGCGCTGGAAACCGTCGACGAGGCGAAAATCATCGCGGCGCCCGGATATGCCGATCCGCTCTCCTATGAGGCTATCATCACCCATTGCGAAAAGATGGGGGACCGCTTCGCCATCCTTGACGCCCCGGCGGAGGTGGATGACATCGACCTTCTCAAGAAGGTGTGCACATCGGGATCCCTCTCCGATGGAGAGCAGAGCGGCGAAAAATCAGGACTTCGGGCTCGTGAGACGGTCTCTGCCGCCTACTATTTCCCGTGGATTGAAGCGCCGGATCCCTTTGACCCCAAAAAAATCGTCAGAACACCGCCCTCCGGTCATGTCGCGGGCATCTATGCCAGAACCGACGCCCGGCGAGGGGTTCACAAAGCCCCTGCCAACGAAGTGGTTCGGGGGGCGCTGGACCTCGTGTACAAGGTCACGCGGGAGGAGCAGGGCGAACTCAACCGTGCCGGCGTCAACTGCATTCGCTTTTTCCCCGATGCCGGTATTCGCGTGTGGGGCGCCCGGACGTTGGCCGGCGAGTCGAGCGAGTGGCGCTACATCAATGTCCGTCGCCTCTTCAATATGATCGAGGAATCCATCGACGCCGGGACGCGCTGGGTTGTCTTCGAACCCAATGACGCTCGGAGCTGGAAAACCATCGAGAGGAACGTTCGGGCATTTTTGACGACCGTATGGCGCGACGGCGCCCTGAAGGGAGACTCCCCTGAAAAGGCGTTTTTCGTGAAATGCGACGAGGAGACCAATCCGCCTGATGTCATCGACGCCGGAAGACTGGTGACGGAGATCGGGATCGCTCCTGTCAAGCCTGCAGAATTTATCATCTTCCGCATTGGTCAATGGATCGGCGGTGCCGGAACCGAAGAAGCGGCGGCGGGCGGCGGACAAACCGAAAGTGAAGGAGGATGA
- a CDS encoding phage tail protein yields the protein MPDMDIYRSYNFVLDIQNVTVGYFTEVSGLSVSVEAISYREGGGAAAVRKLPGRVEYGDVTLKWGMSDSTELWTWLMSAAAGNVERKEISIILLKPDGQQENTRWNLHSCWPRAWRGARLDALGQEVAYETLTLVHEGIERA from the coding sequence ATGCCGGATATGGATATCTATCGGTCATATAATTTCGTGTTGGACATCCAGAACGTAACGGTGGGGTATTTCACCGAGGTCAGCGGATTGAGCGTCTCGGTGGAGGCGATTTCGTACCGGGAAGGAGGCGGCGCGGCAGCGGTCCGGAAACTGCCGGGAAGGGTGGAATACGGCGACGTGACCCTCAAATGGGGAATGAGCGATTCCACCGAACTCTGGACCTGGCTGATGAGTGCGGCTGCCGGAAACGTCGAGAGAAAGGAGATCTCGATCATTCTTCTGAAGCCGGATGGGCAACAGGAGAATACCCGCTGGAATCTCCATAGCTGCTGGCCGAGGGCATGGCGCGGGGCAAGGTTGGATGCCCTTGGGCAGGAGGTTGCCTATGAAACCCTTACCCTGGTCCATGAAGGGATTGAGCGGGCATGA